In Candidatus Acidiferrales bacterium, a single genomic region encodes these proteins:
- a CDS encoding type II and III secretion system protein family protein, whose protein sequence is MRATPNRFHIAGLLALLLLCGVTTAKTQQGPPSESSPPRLRQEGQAAPPQETEVPERLHLMVGRSLVITSPARLKRVSVADPNIADAITVSPNQILINGKSPGGVSLVLWDENDQSQTFDVMVDMDILGLSQKIREVFPEEPVKLEASKDVVMLSGRMSSKDIADKILQVVSATTPKVISLMEVPAPPPAGEVVLEVKFAEVNRAALSQFSFNFISLPGPTTRTAVTISTQQFAPPQLVDRGDVTSIGLTDLLNVFIFRPDIDLAATIRALQQKNLLQILAEPNLLTQIGKEASFLAGGEFPFPVVQAGLTGNAITIQFKEFGVRLNFTPTLAEDGKIHLKVRPEVSALDFANALSISGFLIPALSTRRVETEMDLGDGQSFAIAGLVDDRLTQIVQKIPILGDIPILGQLFRSRSLNKTKTELLVLVTPRIVKPLPPGQVPVGPQFPKPFLPPAMPEQQKPPAQR, encoded by the coding sequence ATGAGAGCCACTCCCAATCGATTCCACATCGCAGGACTACTGGCTTTGCTCTTGCTGTGTGGGGTCACGACGGCAAAGACGCAGCAGGGGCCACCGTCGGAGAGCAGTCCGCCCCGGCTGCGCCAGGAAGGCCAAGCGGCGCCTCCCCAGGAAACCGAGGTGCCCGAACGGTTGCACTTGATGGTGGGCCGGTCGCTGGTGATTACCTCGCCCGCACGACTCAAGCGCGTTTCGGTGGCTGATCCGAATATTGCCGATGCCATCACCGTCAGCCCGAACCAGATTCTCATCAACGGCAAGTCACCAGGCGGCGTGTCTTTGGTGCTTTGGGACGAAAACGACCAAAGCCAGACCTTCGACGTGATGGTGGATATGGACATCTTGGGGCTGAGCCAGAAGATCCGCGAGGTGTTTCCTGAGGAGCCGGTGAAACTGGAGGCATCGAAGGATGTGGTGATGCTGTCGGGACGGATGTCGTCGAAAGACATCGCCGACAAAATCTTGCAAGTGGTCTCGGCCACAACGCCCAAGGTAATCAGCCTGATGGAAGTGCCGGCGCCCCCGCCAGCGGGCGAAGTCGTGCTGGAAGTCAAGTTCGCCGAGGTGAACCGGGCGGCTTTGAGCCAGTTCTCGTTCAACTTTATCAGTCTTCCCGGGCCGACCACCAGGACAGCTGTAACGATTTCTACACAGCAATTTGCCCCGCCCCAACTAGTGGACCGCGGCGACGTGACCAGCATCGGTTTGACCGATCTGCTCAACGTCTTCATATTCCGCCCGGATATCGACCTGGCTGCGACCATTCGGGCACTACAGCAGAAGAATCTTCTGCAAATTCTGGCCGAGCCAAACCTGTTGACTCAGATAGGGAAGGAAGCAAGTTTCCTGGCAGGCGGCGAGTTTCCCTTCCCGGTGGTCCAGGCCGGTCTCACCGGCAATGCCATCACGATACAGTTCAAGGAATTTGGGGTCCGGCTCAACTTTACGCCGACTCTGGCCGAGGACGGGAAGATCCACCTCAAAGTGCGGCCGGAGGTCAGCGCTCTGGACTTTGCTAACGCGCTCAGCATTTCGGGCTTCTTGATACCTGCGTTGTCCACGCGGCGGGTAGAAACGGAGATGGACCTGGGAGATGGGCAAAGTTTTGCGATTGCGGGGTTGGTGGACGATCGGCTCACGCAGATAGTGCAAAAAATCCCGATTCTCGGCGACATCCCCATCCTGGGGCAGCTCTTTCGGAGCCGCTCGCTGAACAAGACCAAGACGGAACTGCTCGTTCTGGTGACGCCACGGATAGTAAAGCCCCTGCCACCTGGCCAGGTGCCGGTCGGACCGCAGTTTCCTAAGCCGTTTCTCCCGCCGGCCATG